In Drosophila innubila isolate TH190305 chromosome 2R unlocalized genomic scaffold, UK_Dinn_1.0 1_C_2R, whole genome shotgun sequence, the following are encoded in one genomic region:
- the LOC117783052 gene encoding uncharacterized protein LOC117783052 yields the protein MSQADVNKGIEIINKTEELADKILANKQELTVMDKRRQQNREALRLLEKSEEPKVWITVGSMLVKMKLEKATQLLKKDQQQIEQEINKIYSEQKILVNRHRDVEYRSPFSGTHLKPLARKEFDALKANLPML from the exons ATGTCGCAAGCAGACGTGAATAAAGGTATCGAGATTATAAACAAAACCGAGGAGCTGGCCGATAAGATCCTGGCCAACAAGCAGGAGCTGACTGTCATGGACAAGCGTCGCCAGCAGAATCGGGAGGCATTGCGTCTGTTGGAAAAGTCAGAGGAGCCAAAAGTTTGGATTACCGTGGGCAGCATGCTGGTCAAGATGAAGCTGGAAAAAGCAACGCAGCTGCTCAAGAAAG ATCAGCAACAAATAGAACAAGAAATCAATAAGATTTATTCCGAGCAAAAGATTTTGGTTAACAGACATCGCGACGTGGAATACAGATCCCCCTTTTCGGGCACCCACTTAAAGCCCTTGGCTCGCAAGGAATTTGACGCCTTAAAAGCAAATTTGCCTATGCTTTAA